One genomic region from Prochlorococcus marinus CUG1433 encodes:
- a CDS encoding diflavin flavoprotein — translation MSDIHIGLLAENQNLSTFEISENFYCVRFLDQNKERFELEFNLEKGTSFNTFFIRSHEELFIIHPPEKKYLNLFSKVISSFSAQFKLDKINFISGHINPQIIETLKNVSYQFQNTTITCSNPGYKLISELWNQRNPTLENFIEIQLPEINIIKKELNLELNNISLELIPIPTARWPGGLIIYERNQEILLSEKIFSAHIASAEWSETNRISTEIDRKHFYDCLMAPMSNQVVSITEKIADYDIKTIAPLHGPAIEYSLKSFLNDYIRWGENLSTNNPKITLIYASAYGNTASIGDALAKGINRTSVEVESINCEFTPNDVLVKSIKNADGYLIGSPTLGGHAPTPIVSALGTLLAEGNRDKPVGIFGSFGWSGEAIDLLETKLKDGGFKFSFDPIRIKFSPNKPKIKELEEIGTHFGRKIIKKAKKKPRKSDTGMITSKTDPKLQALGRVIGSLCVLTASKGKDENNIKGAMLASWVSQASFSPPGLSIAVAKDRSVESLLQIGDSFALNILSEKDFKEPLKRFTKPFSPGEDRFEGINIELTPNEQIIIPNSLAWLDASVKERMECGDHWVIYAEVLHGNILKSDCLTAVHHRKTGANY, via the coding sequence TTATTATTCATCCACCTGAGAAAAAATATTTAAATTTATTTAGTAAAGTAATTTCTAGTTTTTCGGCTCAATTTAAATTAGATAAAATTAATTTCATTTCTGGTCATATTAATCCTCAAATTATTGAAACTTTAAAAAATGTAAGTTACCAATTTCAAAACACAACTATTACTTGCTCTAATCCAGGCTATAAACTTATTAGCGAACTTTGGAATCAAAGAAATCCTACCTTAGAAAACTTTATTGAAATTCAATTGCCTGAAATAAATATAATCAAAAAAGAACTTAATTTAGAATTAAATAACATTTCACTAGAGTTAATCCCCATTCCAACAGCACGTTGGCCTGGTGGCCTGATAATTTATGAACGTAATCAAGAAATACTTCTTAGTGAAAAAATTTTCTCTGCTCATATTGCTTCTGCTGAGTGGTCTGAAACAAATCGAATTAGTACAGAAATTGATAGGAAACATTTTTATGATTGCTTGATGGCACCAATGTCTAATCAAGTAGTATCAATAACTGAAAAAATTGCAGATTATGACATTAAAACTATTGCACCATTACATGGTCCCGCCATCGAATATAGCTTAAAGAGCTTTTTAAATGACTATATTAGATGGGGCGAGAATCTCTCAACAAATAATCCTAAGATCACTCTGATATATGCAAGTGCGTATGGAAATACAGCCTCAATAGGCGATGCATTGGCTAAAGGAATAAATAGAACCTCTGTAGAAGTTGAAAGTATTAATTGTGAATTTACACCTAATGATGTACTTGTAAAATCTATCAAAAATGCTGATGGATATTTAATAGGCTCCCCTACATTGGGTGGTCACGCTCCAACTCCAATAGTTAGTGCACTAGGAACATTATTAGCAGAGGGTAATAGAGATAAACCAGTAGGAATTTTTGGTAGTTTTGGTTGGAGCGGCGAAGCTATAGATTTACTTGAAACAAAATTAAAAGACGGTGGTTTTAAGTTTAGTTTTGACCCTATAAGGATTAAATTCAGCCCAAATAAACCAAAGATTAAAGAGCTAGAAGAAATAGGAACTCACTTTGGAAGAAAAATTATAAAAAAAGCAAAGAAAAAACCTCGAAAATCAGACACTGGAATGATTACAAGCAAAACGGATCCAAAGCTACAAGCTCTTGGAAGAGTCATAGGTTCACTATGTGTCCTGACAGCCTCTAAAGGTAAAGATGAGAACAATATTAAAGGAGCTATGCTTGCATCTTGGGTTAGTCAAGCAAGTTTTTCTCCGCCCGGATTAAGTATTGCAGTAGCAAAAGATAGATCGGTAGAATCTCTTCTGCAAATAGGAGATTCATTCGCATTAAATATTCTTAGTGAAAAAGATTTTAAAGAACCTTTGAAAAGATTCACAAAGCCCTTTTCACCAGGAGAAGATAGATTTGAAGGAATAAATATTGAATTAACTCCTAATGAGCAGATAATAATTCCTAACTCTTTAGCATGGTTGGATGCGTCTGTAAAAGAAAGAATGGAATGTGGAGATCATTGGGTAATATACGCTGAAGTACTACACGGTAATATACTAAAATCCGATTGTCTTACTGCAGTTCATCACCGTAAAACTGGTGCTAACTATTAA
- a CDS encoding NAD(P)H-dependent oxidoreductase, which produces MTGTKELIIISASCGKNLELSEKFLKKSNELNISSEILDLTTLNIPLFNPRIHSKENIPNEIRELKKKLFKIEKWVICAPEYNGSIPPILSNFIAWLSISGDDFRNLFNGQPIAIATFSGGIGLELLTSLRIQLVHLGSQVLGRQLLSSYSKPIDIKSIEDIIKRLMQMKKLQI; this is translated from the coding sequence ATGACTGGAACAAAAGAGCTAATAATTATTTCAGCTAGTTGCGGGAAAAATCTAGAACTTTCTGAGAAATTCCTTAAAAAAAGTAATGAACTTAACATAAGTTCCGAAATTTTAGATCTTACCACTCTTAATATTCCATTATTTAATCCAAGAATTCACAGCAAAGAAAATATTCCAAATGAAATACGAGAATTAAAAAAAAAGCTTTTCAAGATTGAAAAGTGGGTGATTTGTGCGCCTGAATATAATGGATCTATACCTCCCATTCTCTCCAACTTTATAGCATGGCTTTCTATTTCGGGAGATGACTTTAGAAATTTATTTAATGGTCAACCGATTGCAATTGCAACGTTTTCTGGCGGGATAGGATTAGAACTTCTCACTTCATTACGCATACAACTAGTTCATTTAGGAAGTCAGGTATTAGGAAGACAACTTTTGTCCTCTTACAGTAAACCAATAGATATAAAATCTATTGAAGATATTATTAAAAGGCTTATGCAAATGAAAAAATTACAAATATAA
- the mrdA gene encoding penicillin-binding protein 2: MQTSPNKKHILLKRKPLVLLIFTSFSFLLILLRLIFLQLLNYESFKKMSDENRIRLIASQPIRGRILDKNGSVLADSRVKYSLIIKPQSVNKNNWEKHKSSISNLLNIDSNSIQKKFSDGIKNQKLSVTILDDLNVDQLIKFKENEDNLISFEITTKLIRNYPYKSVAAHVIGYTQPITESEYKFLSKKGYKLNDLIGRTGIEYVYEDSIRGEWGGEMVEVNSLGKFQRSLGTRPSVQGKDIELTLDLNLQLVAEEVLKDKKAGAIIVMDPRDGAIRAMASRPNFDLNFFSKDFKPEKEYNNIFNSPEKPLFNRALNAYDPGSVWKIVTALAGLESGKFPIDTLLETKPCITYGSQCFREHNDLGFGVIGYEDALRVSSNTFFYQVGYGVGVDEIYEVSRKLGFNSLSGIEISEQENIGLVASSKWAKEGRGWGEPGRTPWVAEDIASMSIGQMVVQVTPMQIARAYAVIANGGYLVTPYLVKKDGEFLYDQSRIKLDIDPEHIKLINRGLRKVVESGTGVAINTGITNLPPVSGKTGTAEDWKTGLDHAWFVCFTPSEGSELLVVAFAQNTPGGGSVHALPMAKEILKVWNEKK; this comes from the coding sequence TTGCAAACAAGTCCTAATAAAAAACATATTTTATTAAAGAGAAAACCTCTGGTTTTACTTATTTTTACTTCTTTTTCGTTTTTACTGATTCTATTAAGGTTAATTTTTTTACAACTTTTAAATTATGAATCTTTTAAGAAGATGTCAGATGAGAATAGGATCAGACTTATTGCTTCACAGCCAATACGCGGAAGAATACTAGATAAAAATGGTTCTGTTTTAGCAGATAGTAGGGTTAAATACTCTTTAATAATAAAGCCTCAATCTGTTAATAAAAACAATTGGGAAAAACACAAATCAAGCATTTCTAACTTGTTAAATATTGACAGTAATTCAATTCAAAAAAAATTTTCTGATGGTATAAAAAATCAAAAACTTTCAGTAACTATTCTTGATGATTTAAATGTAGATCAATTAATTAAATTCAAGGAAAATGAAGATAATTTAATTAGTTTTGAAATAACTACTAAATTAATTAGAAATTATCCTTACAAATCGGTTGCTGCGCATGTTATTGGTTATACTCAGCCAATTACTGAATCTGAATATAAATTCTTGTCTAAGAAGGGTTATAAATTAAATGACTTAATAGGAAGAACAGGAATTGAATACGTTTACGAAGATTCAATAAGAGGTGAATGGGGTGGAGAAATGGTTGAAGTAAATTCATTAGGAAAATTTCAAAGATCATTGGGTACAAGACCTTCAGTACAAGGTAAAGATATTGAACTAACCCTCGACCTTAATCTGCAACTAGTTGCTGAGGAAGTTCTAAAAGATAAAAAAGCTGGAGCGATAATAGTTATGGATCCAAGAGACGGTGCAATAAGAGCCATGGCAAGTAGGCCTAATTTTGATTTGAATTTTTTTTCAAAGGATTTTAAGCCTGAAAAAGAATATAATAATATATTTAATTCTCCTGAAAAACCCCTTTTTAATAGGGCATTAAATGCTTATGATCCAGGAAGTGTTTGGAAAATTGTAACGGCTTTAGCTGGCTTAGAAAGTGGAAAATTTCCTATAGATACTTTGCTAGAAACAAAACCATGTATCACATATGGAAGTCAATGTTTTAGAGAGCACAATGATCTAGGTTTTGGAGTAATAGGGTATGAAGATGCGTTAAGAGTTTCAAGTAATACTTTCTTTTATCAAGTTGGATATGGTGTAGGCGTTGATGAAATTTATGAGGTTTCAAGAAAGCTTGGTTTTAACTCTTTATCTGGGATCGAAATTTCTGAACAGGAGAATATAGGCCTTGTAGCAAGTAGTAAGTGGGCAAAAGAAGGTAGAGGCTGGGGCGAGCCAGGAAGAACCCCGTGGGTGGCAGAAGATATTGCGAGTATGTCTATTGGACAAATGGTCGTTCAAGTAACTCCAATGCAAATCGCTAGAGCATATGCTGTTATTGCTAATGGAGGTTATTTAGTAACTCCTTATTTAGTTAAAAAAGATGGAGAATTTTTGTATGATCAGTCACGAATTAAACTTGATATTGATCCTGAACATATCAAATTAATAAATAGAGGCTTGAGGAAAGTTGTTGAATCAGGTACTGGAGTGGCAATTAATACTGGAATAACTAATTTGCCGCCAGTCTCTGGCAAAACAGGGACGGCTGAAGATTGGAAGACTGGCTTGGACCATGCTTGGTTTGTGTGCTTTACTCCGTCAGAGGGAAGTGAATTACTCGTAGTTGCTTTTGCACAAAATACTCCTGGTGGCGGATCTGTACATGCACTTCCTATGGCTAAGGAAATTTTGAAAGTTTGGAACGAAAAAAAATGA
- a CDS encoding PD-(D/E)XK nuclease family protein produces MSKIIKLSRSTVEKYLNCPRCCVLDKKYQIKPPSLPFTLNIAVDNLCKNEFDYYRKIQEPHPLFIEHGIDAVPFKHNDLESWRSNFQGIRYKSIEYKYDFGGAVDDIWQKKNGDLIIVDVKATSKNNFDWSETFNKYQYAKAYKRQLEMYQWLFRKNGFQVANEAYLLYFNAKKNEQVFNNQLNFDVHLIRLDCSTSWVESKIIETVNLLRSDIFPKSSSNCEYCSYLKKRWQLSIK; encoded by the coding sequence ATGAGCAAGATTATTAAATTAAGTAGATCTACTGTGGAAAAATATTTAAATTGTCCAAGATGTTGCGTACTTGATAAAAAATATCAAATAAAACCCCCTTCATTACCATTCACCCTAAATATTGCTGTGGATAATTTATGTAAAAATGAATTTGATTATTATAGAAAAATTCAGGAGCCACATCCTTTATTTATTGAACATGGTATTGATGCTGTTCCTTTTAAACATAATGATTTAGAGAGTTGGAGAAGCAATTTTCAAGGGATCAGGTATAAGTCAATTGAATATAAATATGATTTTGGTGGGGCTGTGGATGATATTTGGCAGAAAAAAAATGGCGATCTAATTATTGTTGATGTAAAGGCAACATCTAAAAATAATTTTGATTGGTCAGAGACTTTTAATAAATATCAATATGCAAAAGCTTATAAAAGACAATTGGAAATGTATCAGTGGTTATTTAGAAAAAACGGTTTTCAAGTTGCTAATGAAGCTTATCTTTTATATTTTAATGCAAAAAAAAACGAACAAGTTTTTAATAATCAATTAAATTTTGATGTTCATTTAATTAGACTAGATTGTTCAACATCATGGGTAGAATCTAAGATAATCGAGACTGTTAATTTACTGCGTTCAGATATTTTTCCAAAATCTTCATCGAATTGTGAGTACTGTAGTTATTTGAAAAAGCGCTGGCAATTGTCAATAAAATAA